CGGCGACGCTGAACTGCGCCGGCTGAACCGCAAGTTCCGCCACAAGGACAGGCCGACCGACGTGCTCTCGTTTCCCGGAACCGACCGGCGCTTCGCCGGCGACATCGCCATTTCCGCGAGCACGGCAGCGCGCCATGCGCGGCAACTCGGCCACAGCACAGCGGACGAACTGAAGGTCCTGCTGCTCCACGGGGTGCTGCACCTGGCCGGCTATGACCACGAGACCGACAAGGGCGAGATGGCGCGCAAGGAAGGGCGGCTGCGGCGCGCGCTGGGCCTGCCGGCGTCGCTCATCGAGCGGGTGCATGCGCGCAACGGTCGGCCGGCGCGAGAACGGCGGCAACGATGAGCGCCACCTTCATGCTCGCCGTGGGGGCGCTGCTCGGCGTGCTAACGCTCGTCTCCTACGTGGACCGCGTCTACACGGAGATGGGCAAGTTCCTCTCCCGCGAGTTCCAGGACAATATCGAGGCCTTCGAGCAGCGTATCGAGCCGCGGTTGGGCGTCAGCCGCGCGCGGGCGCAGCTTTCCCTGGCCGTGCTCACCCAGCTCTCCACGGCGGCGATCGCAGTGCTGATCGGCTACTCCGTCTTCGAAGATGGGCGCTGGGACGTGGCCGAGATCCTGCAAGCCGCCCTCGGCATCGTCATCATCGTCATGCTCTTTAACCGCCTCCTGCCGTACGTGTTCTTCACCCGGACGAGAGGGCAATGGCTCTCGTACTTCACCATCCCGTTGCGCCTCTTGATCTACCTGGTTTTTCCGGTGACGATGATGCTGGGATTCGCGTTG
This genomic stretch from Terriglobia bacterium harbors:
- the ybeY gene encoding rRNA maturation RNase YbeY, whose product is MVILRRQIAGVSQATLERFAQRASRAAGVRGEVNILITGDAELRRLNRKFRHKDRPTDVLSFPGTDRRFAGDIAISASTAARHARQLGHSTADELKVLLLHGVLHLAGYDHETDKGEMARKEGRLRRALGLPASLIERVHARNGRPARERRQR